A single region of the Kineosporiaceae bacterium SCSIO 59966 genome encodes:
- a CDS encoding TraR/DksA family transcriptional regulator, with amino-acid sequence MAESAAGQARPAKKTVPAKKTATARKTVPAKKTVPAKKTVPAKKTATAKKTVPAKKTVPAKKAGSKVPPSALPVREDETPWTAAELEAVRSDLLAEVDRLRAEITAAEDQLATLIADSGDGGGEDQVDSGTKAFEREHEITLANNAREALAQNLHALERIDAGTYGTCESCGAPIGKRRLQAFPRATLCVPCKQRQERH; translated from the coding sequence ATGGCGGAGTCCGCCGCGGGCCAGGCGCGACCGGCGAAGAAGACTGTGCCGGCGAAGAAGACGGCGACGGCGAGAAAGACTGTGCCCGCGAAGAAGACTGTGCCCGCGAAGAAGACTGTGCCCGCGAAGAAGACGGCGACGGCGAAGAAGACTGTGCCCGCGAAGAAGACTGTGCCGGCGAAGAAGGCGGGGAGCAAGGTTCCCCCGAGCGCGTTGCCGGTCCGCGAGGACGAGACACCGTGGACCGCTGCCGAGCTCGAGGCGGTGCGCTCCGACCTGCTGGCCGAGGTGGACCGCCTGCGGGCGGAGATCACCGCTGCCGAGGACCAGCTGGCCACGCTCATCGCCGACTCCGGCGACGGGGGCGGCGAGGACCAGGTCGACAGCGGGACCAAGGCCTTCGAGCGCGAGCACGAGATCACGCTCGCCAACAACGCCCGCGAGGCGCTGGCGCAGAACCTGCACGCGCTCGAGCGGATCGACGCCGGCACCTACGGCACCTGCGAGAGCTGCGGTGCCCCGATCGGCAAGCGGCGGCTCCAGGCCTTCCCGCGGGCGACGCTGTGCGTGCCGTGCAAGCAGCGGCAGGAGCGACACTGA
- the lspA gene encoding signal peptidase II yields MDDTAAGSSPASPGPRRHLLALLAAVAGVVLLVDQLTKALAVEHLDESSSVPLVGNLLSLRLLFNPGAAFSLATGMTWVLTLVAVGVVVVIVRAARRLGSRIWAVSLGLLLGGALGNLVDRLVRPPAFGRGHVVDFIAYGDWFVGNVADIAIVVAAGLVVLLGLLGIDLDGVRRRPESTQETTGA; encoded by the coding sequence ATGGACGACACCGCCGCGGGCAGCAGCCCCGCCTCGCCCGGCCCGCGCCGCCACCTGCTCGCCCTGCTCGCCGCCGTGGCCGGCGTCGTCCTCCTCGTCGACCAGCTGACCAAGGCGCTCGCCGTGGAGCACCTCGACGAGAGCAGCTCGGTCCCGCTCGTGGGCAACCTGCTGTCGCTGCGGCTGCTGTTCAACCCGGGTGCGGCGTTCTCGCTGGCCACCGGGATGACGTGGGTGCTGACGCTGGTCGCGGTGGGGGTCGTGGTCGTCATCGTGCGGGCCGCCCGCCGGCTCGGCAGCCGCATCTGGGCCGTCAGCCTCGGGCTCCTGCTCGGCGGCGCCCTCGGCAACCTCGTGGACCGGCTGGTCCGACCGCCCGCGTTCGGTCGCGGCCACGTCGTCGACTTCATCGCCTACGGGGACTGGTTCGTCGGCAACGTCGCCGACATCGCGATCGTCGTGGCTGCCGGGCTGGTCGTGCTGCTCGGGCTGCTCGGCATCGACCTCGACGGCGTGCGCCGACGGCCGGAGTCCACGCAGGAGACGACCGGTGCCTGA
- a CDS encoding YggT family protein, producing MGAIFGVLSFLVWLYILVLFGRLVFDWIQVFSRDWRPRGALLVVAETVYSLTDPPLRAIRRVVRPVRLGQVQLDLAFIILFVLAGILQSVLASAAVSLG from the coding sequence GTGGGTGCGATCTTCGGAGTCCTCTCCTTCCTCGTCTGGCTGTACATCCTCGTCCTGTTCGGACGCCTGGTCTTCGACTGGATCCAGGTCTTCTCCCGCGACTGGCGTCCGCGCGGAGCCCTGCTGGTCGTCGCGGAGACGGTCTACAGCCTCACCGACCCTCCGCTGCGCGCCATCCGCCGCGTCGTCAGGCCGGTGCGACTGGGCCAGGTCCAGCTCGACCTTGCGTTTATCATCCTGTTCGTGCTCGCGGGGATCCTGCAGTCCGTCCTCGCCTCGGCTGCCGTCTCGCTGGGTTGA
- the murG gene encoding undecaprenyldiphospho-muramoylpentapeptide beta-N-acetylglucosaminyltransferase: MSEGLAVLLAGGGTAGHVAPLLATADRLRADDPRTRVLVLGTTQGLEARLVPERGYELAVVPRVPMPRRPGADLLRLPGRLRGAVRAAQDAVDRVGADVVVGFGGYVAAPAYLAARRRRVPLVVHEQNRRPGLANRLGARFADAVAVTFADTPLPRAELTGLPMRPEIRGLDREAARTAAREHFGLRPDLTTLLVYGGSLGAQRLNSTVAAVAPDLAAAGVQVLHGCGAGKSVDLPADRPADVPYVVREYLERMDLAYAAADLVVGRAGAGTVCEVTAVGLPAVYVPLPIGNGEQRLNAEPVVRAGGGLLVEDAEFTPQWARARLLPLLADRAALAETARRSAALGVRDGDERLAAVVRRVAAARGGAR, translated from the coding sequence GTGAGCGAGGGCCTCGCGGTCCTGCTCGCCGGCGGGGGCACCGCCGGCCACGTCGCCCCGCTGCTCGCCACCGCCGACCGGTTGCGGGCCGACGACCCCAGGACGCGGGTGCTCGTGCTGGGCACCACGCAGGGTCTGGAGGCCCGCCTGGTCCCCGAGCGCGGCTACGAGCTCGCCGTCGTGCCCCGGGTGCCGATGCCACGGCGGCCCGGCGCGGACCTCCTCCGGCTGCCCGGACGGCTGCGTGGCGCCGTGCGCGCCGCGCAGGACGCCGTCGACCGGGTCGGTGCCGACGTCGTCGTCGGCTTCGGCGGGTACGTGGCAGCCCCGGCCTACCTCGCCGCCCGCCGGCGCCGGGTCCCCCTCGTCGTCCACGAGCAGAACCGGCGGCCAGGTCTGGCCAACCGGCTCGGCGCCCGGTTCGCCGACGCCGTCGCGGTCACCTTCGCGGACACCCCGCTGCCGCGCGCCGAGCTGACCGGTCTGCCGATGCGACCGGAGATCCGCGGGCTCGACCGCGAGGCGGCCCGGACCGCTGCCCGCGAGCACTTCGGTCTGCGCCCGGACCTCACGACGCTGCTCGTGTACGGGGGGAGCCTGGGGGCCCAGCGCCTCAACAGCACCGTCGCCGCCGTCGCCCCGGACCTCGCCGCGGCCGGCGTCCAGGTGCTGCACGGGTGCGGCGCCGGCAAGTCGGTCGACCTGCCCGCCGACCGGCCCGCCGACGTGCCGTACGTCGTCCGGGAGTACCTCGAACGGATGGACCTCGCCTACGCGGCCGCCGACCTCGTCGTCGGCCGGGCCGGCGCCGGGACGGTCTGCGAGGTCACCGCCGTCGGCCTGCCCGCCGTCTACGTCCCGCTGCCGATCGGCAACGGGGAGCAGCGGCTCAACGCCGAGCCCGTCGTCCGGGCCGGTGGCGGGCTGCTCGTCGAGGACGCCGAGTTCACCCCGCAGTGGGCCCGGGCCCGGCTGCTGCCGCTGCTCGCCGACCGCGCCGCGCTCGCCGAGACCGCGCGGCGGTCGGCGGCGCTGGGGGTCCGGGACGGCGACGAGCGGCTCGCCGCCGTCGTCCGCCGGGTCGCCGCTGCCCGGGGGGGCGCGCGGTGA
- the sepF gene encoding cell division protein SepF, which produces MAGALRKTMVYLGLAEEDERYESYDGHDEEQPVSDTHQDRAERPEPRRAQVTPITRDRVTRVVAEPVSDLRRITTIHPRTYNDARSIGESFRDGVPVIMNLTDMQDSDAKRLVDFSAGLVFGLRGSIERVTSKVFLLSPENIEVDGADRTGTQPSGLFNQS; this is translated from the coding sequence ATGGCAGGCGCGCTGCGCAAGACGATGGTCTACCTCGGGCTCGCCGAGGAGGACGAGCGCTACGAGTCCTACGACGGCCACGACGAGGAGCAGCCGGTGAGCGACACGCACCAGGACCGTGCCGAGCGTCCGGAGCCCCGCCGTGCCCAGGTCACCCCGATCACCCGCGACCGGGTGACCCGGGTGGTGGCCGAGCCGGTCAGCGACCTGCGCCGGATCACCACGATCCACCCGCGGACCTACAACGACGCCAGGAGCATCGGCGAGAGCTTCCGCGACGGCGTCCCGGTGATCATGAACCTCACCGACATGCAGGACTCCGACGCCAAGCGTCTGGTGGACTTCTCGGCCGGCCTGGTGTTCGGCCTGCGCGGCAGCATCGAGCGGGTGACGAGCAAGGTGTTCCTGCTCTCCCCGGAGAACATCGAGGTCGACGGCGCCGACCGGACCGGGACCCAGCCGTCCGGGCTGTTCAACCAGTCCTGA
- a CDS encoding UDP-N-acetylmuramate--L-alanine ligase, translating into MSAPVPPARDLGPVHFVGVGGVGMSGIARILLARGVPVSGSDAKDLPVLAALRALGGDVATGFDPARVARARTVVASSAIRDDNVELVEARRRGLTVLHRSQALHAVMQGRRGVAVAGTNGKTTTSSMLTVVLQHAGWDPSFAIGGDLATAGTNAHDGTGEVFVAEADESDASFLVYRPELSVVTNVQPDHLDHYGTAAAVEAAFAEFSRRIVGDGVLVTCLDDPGAARLADLARSEGRRVLSYGEHPDADVRLTDVTPRGGRVALTVVDRGRRVGDALLRVPGHHNALNAGAAYAAAVTLGVAPAVALEGLEAYAGTRRRFEPRGGAGGVRVYDDYAHNPAKVAAAVATGRTVADGGRLVVVFQPHLYSRTLDFADEFGAALSGADEVVVMDVYAAREDPVAGVTGELVARAVDLPPGHVRYVPSWSAVAGEVARLVQPGDVVLTVGAGDVTMIGPEVLALLDQDREREHTA; encoded by the coding sequence CTGTCCGCCCCGGTGCCCCCCGCCCGCGACCTCGGGCCGGTGCACTTCGTCGGGGTCGGCGGCGTGGGGATGTCGGGGATCGCCCGCATCCTGCTGGCCAGGGGCGTCCCGGTCAGTGGCAGCGACGCCAAGGACCTGCCGGTGCTCGCGGCACTGCGTGCCCTCGGCGGCGACGTCGCCACCGGCTTCGACCCGGCGCGGGTCGCCCGGGCCCGCACGGTCGTCGCGTCCTCGGCGATCCGGGACGACAACGTCGAGCTGGTGGAGGCCCGCCGGCGCGGGCTCACCGTGCTGCACCGCTCCCAGGCCCTGCACGCGGTCATGCAGGGCCGCCGCGGCGTCGCCGTGGCGGGGACGAACGGCAAGACCACCACCTCCTCGATGCTCACCGTCGTCCTGCAGCACGCCGGCTGGGACCCGTCCTTCGCCATCGGCGGCGACCTCGCCACCGCGGGCACGAACGCCCACGACGGCACCGGCGAGGTCTTCGTCGCCGAGGCGGACGAGAGCGACGCGTCGTTCCTCGTCTACCGGCCCGAGCTGTCGGTGGTGACGAACGTCCAGCCCGACCACCTCGACCACTACGGCACCGCGGCCGCCGTCGAGGCGGCGTTCGCCGAGTTCAGCCGGCGGATCGTCGGTGACGGCGTGCTCGTCACCTGCCTCGACGACCCCGGCGCCGCCCGGCTCGCCGACCTGGCTCGCAGCGAGGGCCGCCGCGTCCTGAGCTACGGCGAGCACCCGGACGCCGACGTCCGGCTCACCGACGTCACGCCGCGGGGTGGACGGGTCGCCCTCACCGTCGTCGACCGGGGGCGGCGGGTCGGCGACGCGCTGCTGCGGGTGCCCGGTCACCACAACGCCCTCAACGCCGGCGCCGCCTACGCCGCGGCGGTCACCCTCGGCGTGGCGCCCGCCGTCGCCCTCGAGGGCCTGGAGGCCTACGCCGGCACCAGGCGGCGGTTCGAGCCGCGCGGCGGCGCCGGTGGGGTACGCGTCTACGACGACTACGCGCACAACCCGGCCAAGGTGGCCGCGGCGGTCGCCACCGGACGGACCGTCGCCGACGGCGGCCGGCTCGTCGTCGTGTTCCAGCCGCACCTGTACAGCCGGACCCTCGACTTCGCCGACGAGTTCGGGGCGGCCCTGTCGGGCGCCGACGAGGTCGTCGTCATGGACGTCTACGCCGCCCGGGAGGACCCGGTCGCCGGCGTCACCGGCGAGCTGGTGGCCCGGGCCGTCGACCTGCCGCCCGGCCACGTCCGGTACGTGCCGTCCTGGTCGGCGGTGGCCGGGGAGGTCGCCAGGCTCGTCCAGCCCGGGGACGTCGTGCTCACCGTCGGGGCCGGAGACGTGACGATGATCGGTCCGGAGGTGCTGGCGCTGCTCGACCAGGACCGCGAGCGGGAGCACACGGCGTGA
- a CDS encoding DivIVA domain-containing protein: protein MALTPEEVVNKRFQPTKFREGYDQDEVDDFLDEVVNELRRLNAENDELRQKLAACERRVGELTRAGARAETAPEPQRPEAPEPASPPPVPAPVAASAVREPEPATPAPAAASSGPEAAAGMLALAQKLHDDHVKAGEEQRDKLVAEAKEHAARLVREAEEKQRQTLGALEQERSVLERKIDQLRAFEREYRSRLKSYLESQLRELESSGTVVPSGHGAQQPQPGGGFGFAGGAISG, encoded by the coding sequence ATGGCGTTGACGCCGGAGGAAGTAGTCAACAAGCGGTTCCAGCCGACGAAGTTCCGCGAGGGCTACGACCAGGACGAGGTCGACGACTTCCTCGACGAGGTCGTCAACGAGCTGCGTCGGCTGAACGCGGAGAACGACGAGCTGCGTCAGAAGCTCGCGGCCTGCGAGCGCCGCGTCGGCGAGCTGACCCGCGCCGGGGCCAGGGCCGAGACGGCCCCGGAGCCGCAGCGGCCCGAGGCTCCCGAGCCGGCCTCCCCGCCGCCCGTCCCCGCGCCCGTGGCCGCCTCGGCGGTCCGCGAGCCGGAGCCGGCGACCCCCGCTCCCGCGGCGGCCTCCAGTGGTCCCGAGGCGGCTGCCGGCATGCTCGCCCTGGCGCAGAAGCTGCACGACGACCACGTCAAGGCCGGCGAGGAGCAGCGCGACAAGCTCGTCGCAGAGGCCAAGGAGCACGCCGCCCGCCTCGTCCGCGAGGCGGAGGAGAAGCAGCGTCAGACCCTCGGCGCGCTGGAGCAGGAACGCTCGGTGCTCGAGCGGAAGATCGACCAGCTCCGGGCCTTCGAGCGGGAGTACCGCAGCCGGCTGAAGAGCTACCTGGAGAGCCAGCTGCGCGAGCTGGAGAGCAGTGGCACCGTCGTCCCGTCCGGTCACGGAGCCCAGCAGCCGCAGCCGGGCGGCGGCTTCGGCTTTGCCGGTGGCGCGATCTCCGGCTGA
- the pgeF gene encoding peptidoglycan editing factor PgeF: MLRWSTADPGPRGRVVRALTSRAGGVSRGPWAGLDLAEHVGDDPDDVAENRRRLAAVIGVPVERLVVARQVHGAGVETVHGPWPAGPPEADALVTGEPGTVLAVLVADCVPVMMVAPDEGLVAVAHAGRRGLVAAVVPATLERMRSLGAGRVLATIGPSVCGACYEVPAELRDEVAADHPVTATTTRWGTPGLDVAAGVHAQLLDAGAEVEQVPGCTFEDPDLYSYRRDGVTGRFAGLAWLDDGSLR, encoded by the coding sequence GTGCTCCGCTGGTCCACCGCCGACCCCGGCCCGCGGGGACGGGTCGTGAGGGCGCTCACCTCACGGGCCGGCGGCGTCAGCCGCGGCCCGTGGGCCGGCCTCGACCTGGCCGAGCACGTCGGCGACGACCCGGACGACGTGGCCGAGAACCGCCGCCGGCTCGCGGCGGTGATCGGGGTGCCCGTCGAGCGGCTCGTCGTCGCCCGGCAGGTGCACGGCGCCGGCGTCGAGACGGTCCACGGCCCGTGGCCGGCCGGTCCTCCCGAGGCCGACGCGCTCGTCACCGGCGAGCCCGGCACGGTGCTGGCGGTGCTCGTCGCCGACTGCGTGCCGGTCATGATGGTGGCCCCCGACGAGGGGCTGGTCGCGGTCGCCCACGCCGGACGGCGGGGGCTCGTCGCCGCAGTGGTCCCGGCCACGCTCGAACGGATGCGCTCCCTGGGCGCCGGGCGTGTGCTGGCCACGATCGGGCCCTCGGTCTGCGGGGCCTGCTACGAGGTGCCGGCCGAGCTGCGCGACGAGGTCGCCGCCGACCACCCGGTGACGGCCACGACCACGCGGTGGGGCACCCCCGGGCTCGACGTCGCCGCCGGCGTGCACGCGCAGCTGCTCGACGCCGGCGCCGAGGTGGAGCAGGTGCCGGGGTGCACGTTCGAGGACCCGGACCTGTACAGCTACCGGCGGGACGGGGTGACCGGGCGGTTCGCCGGCCTGGCCTGGCTGGACGACGGCAGCCTGCGCTGA
- the ftsZ gene encoding cell division protein FtsZ: MAAPQNYLAVIKVVGIGGGGVNAVNRMIEVGLKGVEFIAINTDAQALLMSDADVKLDVGRELTRGLGAGADPDVGKRAAEDHAEEIEEVLKGADMVFVTAGEGGGTGTGGAPVVARIARQLGALTIGVVTRPFTFEGRRRANSAETGIAELREEVDTLIVIPNDRLLSISDRNVSVLDAFRSADQVLLSGVQGITDLITTPGLINLDFADVKSVMSNAGSALMGIGSARGEDRAVQAAELAISSPLLEASIDGAHGVLLSIQGGSDLGLFEINEAARLVQEAAHPEANIIFGAVIDDALGDEVRVTVIAAGFDGGTPNRRRDDRALGQVSGRSVNGNGAAPAGARPHTASQGATQHGAPTDGGVQFTPSGPGRPGAAVGAGEDTAATGSAASPDRADREPVQVPRVVEPEPRSARAEDDDLDVPDFLRP, translated from the coding sequence GTGGCAGCACCGCAGAACTACCTCGCGGTCATCAAGGTCGTCGGCATCGGCGGCGGTGGCGTGAACGCGGTCAACCGGATGATCGAGGTCGGTCTGAAGGGTGTCGAGTTCATCGCCATCAACACCGACGCCCAGGCCCTGCTCATGAGCGACGCCGACGTCAAGCTCGACGTGGGTCGTGAGCTCACCCGCGGCCTGGGCGCCGGGGCCGACCCGGACGTCGGCAAGAGGGCCGCCGAGGACCACGCCGAGGAGATCGAGGAGGTCCTCAAGGGCGCCGACATGGTGTTCGTCACCGCCGGTGAGGGCGGCGGCACCGGGACCGGCGGCGCCCCGGTCGTCGCCCGGATCGCCCGCCAGCTCGGCGCCCTGACCATCGGCGTGGTCACCCGGCCGTTCACCTTCGAGGGCCGGCGACGCGCGAACAGCGCCGAGACCGGTATCGCCGAGCTCCGCGAGGAGGTCGACACCCTCATCGTCATCCCCAACGACCGGCTGCTGTCCATCAGCGACCGCAACGTCAGCGTCCTGGACGCCTTCCGGTCCGCCGACCAGGTCCTGCTCTCCGGCGTCCAGGGCATCACCGACCTGATCACCACGCCGGGCCTCATCAACCTGGACTTCGCCGACGTCAAGTCGGTGATGTCGAACGCCGGCAGCGCCCTCATGGGCATCGGCTCGGCGCGTGGGGAGGACCGGGCCGTCCAGGCCGCGGAGCTGGCGATCTCCTCCCCGCTGCTCGAGGCGAGCATCGACGGCGCCCACGGCGTGCTGCTGTCCATCCAGGGCGGCTCGGACCTCGGGCTGTTCGAGATCAACGAGGCGGCCCGGCTGGTGCAGGAGGCGGCCCACCCGGAGGCGAACATCATCTTCGGCGCGGTCATCGACGACGCCCTCGGCGACGAGGTCAGGGTCACCGTCATCGCCGCCGGCTTCGACGGCGGGACGCCGAACCGGCGCCGTGACGACCGGGCCCTGGGGCAGGTCTCCGGCCGGTCGGTGAACGGAAACGGGGCCGCCCCGGCCGGGGCCCGCCCGCACACCGCCTCCCAGGGGGCGACCCAGCACGGCGCCCCGACCGACGGCGGGGTGCAGTTCACCCCGTCCGGGCCGGGTCGTCCCGGGGCAGCGGTCGGCGCCGGGGAGGACACGGCGGCCACCGGGTCGGCGGCGTCCCCGGACCGCGCGGACCGTGAGCCCGTCCAGGTGCCCCGGGTGGTCGAGCCCGAGCCCCGGTCCGCGCGCGCTGAGGACGACGACCTCGACGTCCCCGACTTCCTGCGGCCCTGA
- a CDS encoding FtsQ-type POTRA domain-containing protein: MSRRPTPPVRRRPAGAGGTSSRQDADVRSASPAAPVRTGRPRPAPAARPARPARSAPPDRTTSRAATPTAGGRSSGHGPLVPGSAARFAARARAARRLSWRPVLLALAAAALVAVAGWAVLASPLLAVREVGVVGNDRVPRAEVVALVEPAVGTPLARVDTGALEEDVAGLPLVKEVDVVRAWPRTLEVRLVERVPVAAVPADDGFALVDLEAVVVAHQDDAPPDLPVLDVDVSGDPDASGRALAAAIEVVTALPAELAADVASVGAVSRDDVRLTMRDGAAVVWGSADDNALKAQVLQALRGQPAEVYDVSAPLVPVTRAAD, encoded by the coding sequence GTGAGCCGGCGACCGACGCCGCCCGTCCGCCGGCGTCCCGCCGGCGCGGGGGGGACGTCGTCCCGCCAGGACGCCGACGTCCGCAGCGCCTCCCCGGCCGCACCGGTGCGCACCGGTCGCCCGCGGCCTGCCCCCGCTGCCCGGCCTGCCCGGCCTGCCCGCAGCGCGCCACCGGACCGCACCACCTCGCGGGCGGCCACCCCGACGGCCGGTGGCCGGTCGTCCGGTCACGGCCCGCTGGTGCCCGGCTCCGCGGCCCGGTTCGCCGCCCGCGCCCGGGCGGCCCGGCGGCTGTCCTGGCGGCCCGTGCTCCTCGCGCTGGCCGCCGCGGCCCTGGTCGCCGTGGCCGGGTGGGCCGTCCTGGCCTCCCCGCTGCTCGCCGTCCGGGAGGTCGGGGTGGTCGGGAACGACCGGGTCCCCCGGGCCGAGGTCGTCGCCCTGGTGGAGCCCGCGGTCGGCACCCCGCTGGCCCGGGTCGACACCGGCGCCCTGGAGGAGGACGTCGCCGGGCTGCCCCTGGTCAAGGAGGTGGACGTCGTGCGGGCCTGGCCGCGGACCCTCGAGGTGCGCCTGGTCGAGCGCGTCCCGGTCGCGGCCGTCCCGGCCGACGACGGGTTCGCGCTGGTCGACCTGGAGGCCGTCGTCGTGGCCCACCAGGACGACGCCCCGCCGGACCTGCCGGTGCTGGACGTCGACGTCTCCGGCGACCCGGACGCCTCCGGGCGCGCGCTGGCCGCCGCCATCGAGGTCGTCACCGCGCTGCCGGCCGAGCTCGCCGCGGACGTCGCCTCCGTGGGCGCCGTCAGCCGGGACGACGTCCGGCTGACGATGCGGGACGGCGCCGCCGTCGTGTGGGGGAGCGCGGACGACAACGCGCTCAAGGCCCAGGTGCTCCAGGCGCTGCGCGGCCAGCCGGCCGAGGTGTACGACGTCAGCGCACCGCTCGTGCCGGTCACCCGCGCCGCGGACTGA
- the ftsW gene encoding putative lipid II flippase FtsW, with product MAVLTAPPRTPEQRGRSWSTALVDRLTRWETPVTSYYLLLGSTLLLVGIGLVMVLSSSSVESYAASGSSFAVFSRQAVFAAVGVLLMWAASRVPVRAWKRWAWPLLGLALIGQLLVLTPLGVGVKGNTNWIEVAGVRAQPSEAAKLALAVWLGAVLARKRHLLSSWAHVLVPVGPFAGLVVGLVLMGNDLGTALVLLAIVGGALFVAGVPARMFAVALGLAGAAAAALVVTSPNRMQRIDSWLSAECTDYWGACWQTTHGKWALASGGWWGVGLGASREKWSWLPEAHNDFIFAIIGEELGLPGTTVVILLFAAMGVAFARVVRRTDDLFVKITTAGVLAWVVGQAMINIGVVLGLLPVIGVPLPLVSAGGSALVSTLVALGMVLSFARAEPGAREALQARPGVVRRSLAVVPLRTPAGAGPGSRPAPRPRRGGPR from the coding sequence ATGGCCGTGCTCACCGCCCCGCCCCGCACCCCGGAGCAGCGCGGCCGGTCGTGGTCGACCGCGCTCGTCGACCGGCTCACCCGCTGGGAGACCCCGGTCACCAGCTACTACCTGCTGCTCGGCTCGACCCTGCTGCTCGTCGGCATCGGCCTGGTCATGGTGCTGTCGAGCTCGAGCGTCGAGTCCTACGCGGCCAGCGGCTCCTCGTTCGCGGTGTTCTCCCGCCAGGCGGTGTTCGCCGCGGTCGGCGTGCTGCTCATGTGGGCGGCATCCCGGGTCCCGGTGCGCGCCTGGAAGCGGTGGGCCTGGCCGCTGCTCGGCCTCGCCCTGATCGGTCAGCTCCTCGTCCTCACCCCGCTCGGCGTGGGGGTCAAGGGCAACACGAACTGGATCGAGGTCGCCGGGGTGCGGGCCCAGCCGTCGGAGGCGGCCAAGCTCGCCCTCGCCGTCTGGCTCGGTGCGGTGCTGGCCCGCAAGCGGCACCTGCTGAGCAGCTGGGCGCACGTGCTCGTGCCGGTCGGCCCGTTCGCCGGTCTCGTCGTCGGGCTCGTCCTCATGGGCAACGACCTCGGCACGGCGCTCGTCCTGCTGGCCATCGTCGGCGGCGCCCTGTTCGTCGCCGGGGTCCCGGCGCGGATGTTCGCCGTCGCGCTCGGGCTGGCCGGTGCCGCGGCCGCGGCGCTCGTCGTCACCAGCCCCAACCGGATGCAGCGGATCGACTCCTGGCTGTCCGCCGAGTGCACGGACTACTGGGGTGCGTGCTGGCAGACCACCCACGGCAAGTGGGCGCTGGCGTCCGGCGGCTGGTGGGGGGTCGGACTGGGTGCGAGCCGGGAGAAGTGGTCGTGGCTGCCCGAGGCGCACAACGACTTCATCTTCGCCATCATCGGTGAGGAGCTGGGACTGCCCGGCACCACCGTCGTCATCCTGCTGTTCGCGGCGATGGGAGTCGCCTTCGCCCGGGTCGTGCGCCGCACCGACGACCTGTTCGTCAAGATCACCACAGCCGGGGTGCTCGCCTGGGTGGTGGGCCAGGCGATGATCAACATCGGCGTGGTGCTCGGCCTCCTGCCCGTCATCGGGGTCCCGTTGCCGCTGGTGTCGGCCGGCGGGTCGGCGCTGGTGTCCACGCTCGTGGCGCTCGGCATGGTGCTGTCCTTCGCCCGCGCCGAGCCGGGCGCTCGGGAGGCCCTGCAGGCCCGGCCGGGCGTCGTCCGGCGCTCGCTGGCCGTCGTCCCGCTGCGCACCCCGGCCGGGGCCGGGCCCGGCTCCCGGCCGGCCCCGCGCCCACGCCGTGGAGGCCCGCGGTGA
- a CDS encoding YggS family pyridoxal phosphate-dependent enzyme, whose translation MHVRGPGPVQLPAGRGDRAVRRPGLAGRRQPALSEERVDEKQVDEERVAALRAGLETVHARIDAACAAAGRDPRDVHLVVVTKTFPAADVRALAGLGVRDVGESRDQEAAAKAAELADLDLRWHFVGRLQTNKAASVASYAAWVHSVDRVRLVPALARGAERAGRTLEVLVQVGLDTDPAEAARRGGVAPAGVAALAEAVASEPRLRLRGVMGVAPRRGPARPAFERLVRIGAQLRQVYPGASAVSAGMSGDLEDAVAAGATHLRVGSAVLGSRPPLQ comes from the coding sequence GTGCACGTTCGAGGACCCGGACCTGTACAGCTACCGGCGGGACGGGGTGACCGGGCGGTTCGCCGGCCTGGCCTGGCTGGACGACGGCAGCCTGCGCTGAGCGAGGAGCGGGTGGACGAGAAGCAGGTGGACGAGGAGCGGGTCGCCGCGCTGCGCGCCGGGCTGGAGACGGTGCACGCCCGCATCGACGCTGCGTGCGCCGCCGCCGGCCGCGACCCTCGGGACGTCCACCTCGTCGTGGTGACGAAGACCTTCCCGGCCGCCGACGTCCGCGCGCTGGCCGGTCTCGGCGTCCGGGACGTGGGGGAGAGCCGCGACCAGGAGGCAGCGGCCAAGGCCGCCGAGCTCGCCGACCTCGACCTGCGGTGGCACTTCGTCGGCCGGCTGCAGACGAACAAGGCCGCCTCGGTCGCCTCCTACGCGGCCTGGGTGCACTCGGTGGACCGGGTGCGGCTGGTCCCCGCCCTGGCCCGGGGCGCCGAGCGCGCGGGGCGGACCCTCGAGGTGCTGGTGCAGGTGGGCCTGGACACCGACCCGGCCGAGGCCGCCCGCCGCGGCGGGGTCGCGCCGGCCGGTGTCGCCGCACTGGCCGAGGCCGTCGCCTCCGAGCCGCGGCTGCGACTGCGCGGGGTGATGGGAGTCGCCCCGCGGCGGGGACCGGCCCGCCCGGCGTTCGAGCGGCTGGTCCGGATCGGGGCGCAGCTGCGGCAGGTGTACCCGGGCGCCTCGGCGGTCTCCGCCGGGATGAGCGGCGACCTCGAGGACGCCGTGGCGGCCGGCGCGACACACCTGCGTGTCGGCAGCGCGGTCCTCGGATCCCGGCCACCGCTGCAGTAG